Proteins encoded within one genomic window of Bacilli bacterium PM5-9:
- a CDS encoding Na+-driven multidrug efflux pump (product_source=COG0534; cog=COG0534; pfam=PF01554; superfamily=103473; transmembrane_helix_parts=Inside_1_8,TMhelix_9_31,Outside_32_35,TMhelix_36_58,Inside_59_70,TMhelix_71_93,Outside_94_107,TMhelix_108_126,Inside_127_137,TMhelix_138_160,Outside_161_164,TMhelix_165_187,Inside_188_203), with protein MQSITSITTFLFNGILISFTTTAIAIYGIYSKLQNFIFMHIYGLMNGMLPIMAYNYGAKQKNRVLRVRRYALLYMVIIMSIGMLVFQVIPSQLLDMFNASTSMKEIGIPALRIISIYFIFEGFCLITQTSFQSLGKGFYSLLCSVLRQIVILLPIAYLLSLGNNINYIWIAFPITGIVGSIICWFLWKKVYKNTLLLNLNIII; from the coding sequence GAATATTAATTTCATTTACTACGACAGCAATCGCTATTTATGGCATTTATAGCAAGCTTCAAAATTTTATTTTTATGCATATTTATGGCTTAATGAATGGAATGTTGCCAATTATGGCGTATAACTATGGAGCGAAACAAAAAAATCGTGTTTTAAGGGTAAGACGCTACGCATTATTATATATGGTGATAATTATGAGTATAGGAATGCTTGTTTTTCAAGTAATACCATCACAGCTTTTAGATATGTTTAATGCCTCAACTAGTATGAAAGAAATAGGAATACCTGCCTTAAGAATTATTAGTATCTATTTTATTTTTGAAGGGTTTTGTTTAATAACGCAAACAAGTTTTCAATCACTAGGAAAAGGATTTTATAGTCTTTTATGTTCAGTTTTGCGTCAAATAGTGATTTTGTTGCCAATCGCATATTTACTTTCATTAGGTAATAATATTAACTATATATGGATTGCCTTTCCGATAACTGGCATAGTCGGTTCAATAATATGTTGGTTTTTATGGAAGAAAGTTTATAAAAATACATTATTGCTTAACTTGAATATTATTATATAA
- a CDS encoding hypothetical protein (product_source=Hypo-rule applied; cath_funfam=2.40.30.100; pfam=PF08922; superfamily=141694), producing the protein MKKYEFESKIYASEVGKGGAYVIFPYNIHKEFNKGRVKVRATFDGIPYDGSIVNMGVKNEDGSICYIIGILKGIRVKLNKQVGDTVNVTVEERM; encoded by the coding sequence ATGAAAAAGTATGAGTTCGAATCAAAAATATATGCTTCGGAAGTTGGAAAAGGCGGTGCTTATGTAATTTTTCCTTATAATATTCATAAAGAATTTAATAAAGGAAGAGTAAAAGTTCGTGCTACTTTTGATGGTATTCCTTATGATGGGAGCATTGTTAATATGGGAGTAAAAAATGAAGATGGCAGTATATGTTATATAATTGGTATTTTAAAAGGAATTAGAGTAAAGCTTAATAAGCAAGTTGGCGATACAGTAAATGTAACTGTTGAAGAAAGAATGTAA
- a CDS encoding nitrite transporter NirC (product_source=KO:K02598; cath_funfam=1.20.1080.10; cog=COG2116; ko=KO:K02598; pfam=PF01226; smart=SM00906; superfamily=81324; tigrfam=TIGR00790; transmembrane_helix_parts=Inside_1_27,TMhelix_28_50,Outside_51_59,TMhelix_60_82,Inside_83_102,TMhelix_103_125,Outside_126_156,TMhelix_157_179,Inside_180_191,TMhelix_192_214,Outside_215_233,TMhelix_234_256,Inside_257_260), with the protein MYRDLIDSVSAAGMKKLAFCNQKTGKYFIASILAGFFVGLGILLIFSISGQLGAQPYTKIIMGVSFGVALSLVIMAGSELFTGNNFVLGVSLLDKKAKLLEVIKLWIVCYLGNLVGAILVSFLFVQAGLASTGENIASNDVGMALQNASALKMNGSFLTLFVKGILCNILVCLAVLCSIKLKSESAKLIMIWWCLFTFITCGYEHSVANMTIFMSSLLTPHIDTVSFGGMAYNLLATTSGNLVGGLLLAAGYYFASLKNN; encoded by the coding sequence ATGTATCGTGATTTAATTGATTCAGTAAGTGCGGCAGGGATGAAAAAATTAGCTTTTTGTAATCAAAAGACAGGTAAATATTTTATCGCAAGTATTCTAGCTGGTTTTTTCGTTGGATTAGGTATTCTATTAATATTTAGTATTTCAGGGCAATTAGGTGCTCAACCATATACTAAAATAATTATGGGTGTTAGTTTTGGTGTAGCTTTAAGCTTGGTAATTATGGCAGGCTCAGAGTTATTTACAGGTAATAATTTTGTTTTAGGAGTAAGTCTTTTAGATAAAAAAGCTAAACTTTTAGAAGTAATAAAATTATGGATAGTATGTTACTTAGGTAATTTAGTTGGTGCTATTTTAGTAAGTTTTCTATTTGTTCAAGCAGGCTTGGCAAGCACTGGTGAAAATATCGCAAGTAATGATGTTGGTATGGCTTTGCAAAATGCTAGTGCATTAAAAATGAATGGTAGTTTCTTAACATTATTTGTAAAAGGAATTTTATGTAATATCTTAGTTTGCTTAGCTGTTCTGTGTTCTATTAAATTAAAGTCTGAGAGTGCTAAACTTATTATGATTTGGTGGTGTTTATTTACTTTTATCACTTGCGGATATGAACATAGTGTTGCTAACATGACAATTTTTATGTCAAGCTTATTAACACCTCATATTGATACTGTAAGTTTTGGTGGTATGGCATATAATCTTCTAGCTACAACATCTGGTAATCTTGTAGGTGGCCTTCTACTTGCTGCTGGTTATTATTTTGCTTCATTAAAAAACAACTAA
- a CDS encoding anaerobic sulfite reductase subunit A (product_source=KO:K16950; cath_funfam=1.10.1060.10; cog=COG1143; ko=KO:K16950; pfam=PF17179; superfamily=46548; tigrfam=TIGR02910): MGIKLNNSNFIKYIDELAQDYDLYGPVLKEKAGRYSDTDLITYEKVESFSQMYWDKKSDYSAKDVVLPMNQTIFYFTEDSYTKPELKMRPSLVFLRSCDLHGMKRTDQIYLDNKFADIYYQERRDLIKFVLIGCEKEFDNCHCVDFETNYSDNYSIAINFRDDGYEIDIKDESIKAPIGENIDFEIDYVKENKNKVNIPEVVELGEVIDASIWDEYSTRCIACGACNFVCPTCTCFTMQDIFYDENRNVGERKRVLASCEIDGFCDMAGGHTFREDKKDRMRFKVLHKVSDFKERFGYNMCVGCGRCDDVCPEHILFSKTVNNLYDYVNGGNNNE, translated from the coding sequence ATGGGAATAAAATTAAATAATAGTAATTTTATAAAATATATTGATGAACTTGCTCAAGACTATGATTTATATGGGCCAGTTTTAAAGGAAAAAGCAGGTCGTTATTCTGATACTGATTTGATAACTTATGAAAAAGTAGAATCATTCTCACAAATGTATTGGGATAAGAAATCTGATTATAGTGCAAAAGATGTAGTTTTACCAATGAATCAAACTATTTTCTATTTTACAGAAGATAGTTATACTAAACCTGAATTAAAAATGAGACCTAGTTTAGTCTTTTTAAGAAGTTGTGATCTACATGGTATGAAAAGAACTGACCAAATTTATCTTGATAATAAGTTTGCAGATATTTATTATCAAGAAAGACGTGATTTAATAAAATTTGTTTTAATTGGTTGTGAAAAAGAATTTGATAATTGTCACTGTGTTGATTTTGAAACGAATTATTCAGATAATTATTCAATTGCAATTAATTTTAGAGATGACGGTTATGAAATTGATATTAAAGATGAATCAATTAAAGCACCAATAGGAGAAAATATTGATTTTGAAATTGATTATGTTAAGGAAAATAAAAACAAAGTTAATATTCCAGAAGTTGTAGAGTTAGGTGAAGTAATTGATGCATCAATTTGGGATGAATATTCAACACGTTGCATTGCATGTGGTGCTTGTAATTTTGTTTGTCCAACTTGTACATGCTTTACGATGCAAGATATTTTCTATGATGAAAATAGAAATGTTGGTGAAAGAAAACGTGTTCTAGCAAGTTGTGAAATTGATGGATTTTGTGATATGGCAGGAGGACACACATTTAGAGAAGATAAAAAAGATCGTATGCGTTTTAAGGTATTACATAAAGTAAGTGATTTTAAAGAACGCTTTGGTTATAACATGTGTGTTGGTTGCGGTCGCTGTGATGATGTTTGCCCTGAACATATTTTGTTTTCTAAAACGGTTAATAACTTATATGATTATGTGAATGGAGGTAACAATAATGAATAA
- a CDS encoding anaerobic sulfite reductase subunit B (product_source=KO:K16951; cath_funfam=2.10.240.10,2.40.30.10,3.40.50.80; cog=COG0543; ko=KO:K16951; pfam=PF00175,PF00970,PF10418; superfamily=52343,63380; tigrfam=TIGR02911) yields the protein MNNIYMPLAHKIIDIKQESAIEWLFVVEFSEKCQPGQFVEVSLPKVGEAPISITKVNNGDNTIELLIRKVGRVTDALFDLKVGDNLFLRGPYGNGFDLDKMRNKEVIVISGGSGLAPVRPIVREFYQNSSFRLLAGFKDLSGILFKEELDMWQAANKNVHVTLDCDNEICLVGFVTDHIDMILEGVNKDNCCVIVVGPPLMMKFTTQTLLNNGIAKDDIIVSFERNMSCAVGKCGHCKIDETYVCLEGPVFAYPKAEKLLD from the coding sequence ATGAATAATATTTACATGCCTTTAGCTCATAAAATTATTGATATTAAACAAGAATCAGCAATTGAATGGTTATTTGTTGTTGAGTTTAGTGAAAAATGCCAACCCGGACAATTTGTTGAAGTATCATTGCCAAAAGTTGGAGAAGCTCCTATTTCAATTACAAAGGTAAATAATGGTGATAATACTATTGAACTATTAATTAGAAAAGTTGGACGTGTTACGGATGCTTTATTTGATTTAAAAGTGGGGGATAACCTATTTTTAAGAGGCCCTTATGGAAATGGCTTTGACTTGGATAAAATGAGAAATAAAGAAGTTATTGTAATTAGTGGTGGGAGTGGTTTAGCACCAGTAAGACCAATTGTTAGAGAGTTTTATCAAAATTCCTCATTTCGTTTATTAGCAGGATTTAAAGATTTATCAGGTATTTTATTTAAAGAAGAACTAGATATGTGGCAAGCTGCTAACAAGAATGTTCATGTAACTTTAGACTGTGATAATGAAATTTGTTTAGTTGGTTTTGTAACAGATCATATTGATATGATTTTAGAAGGTGTTAATAAAGATAACTGTTGTGTTATTGTAGTTGGACCACCTTTAATGATGAAATTTACGACACAAACCTTACTTAATAATGGGATTGCTAAAGATGATATTATTGTTAGTTTTGAAAGAAATATGTCATGTGCTGTTGGAAAATGTGGTCATTGTAAAATTGATGAAACGTATGTTTGTTTAGAAGGACCAGTTTTTGCTTATCCAAAAGCAGAAAAACTATTAGACTAG
- a CDS encoding anaerobic sulfite reductase subunit C (product_source=KO:K00385; cath_funfam=3.30.413.10,3.30.70.20,3.90.480.10; cog=COG2221; ko=KO:K00385; pfam=PF01077,PF03460,PF14697; superfamily=55124,56014; tigrfam=TIGR02912), translating to MSLDINRKQVTKNAYRVTKERDLTALRVRVPGGKIEADLLMRVAKIAEKYGNGRVHLTTRQGFEIIGIPWENMDKCNEEVQLLIDELHINQPNGKDHGYPAAGTRNIAACIGNEVCPKGQYNTTDFAKEIEEAIFPNDLHFKVALTGCMNDCQKVRMHDFGIIGMCLPILDEQRCISCGQCEKKCTKLSTGAIEVKNYKPKRDHEKCIGCGECVLICPAGAWTRSPKKYYRLAIMGRTGKKNPRLAEDWMIWADRSSIIKIIKNTYDYVNTYIDRSLPKEHIGYIVDRTGFMEFKNCVLKDVELDSMTIVKNNIYWKGINYKINSIE from the coding sequence ATGAGTTTAGATATAAATAGAAAACAAGTTACTAAAAATGCCTATCGTGTTACAAAAGAAAGAGACTTAACAGCGCTTCGAGTTAGAGTTCCTGGTGGGAAAATTGAAGCAGATTTATTAATGAGAGTTGCTAAAATTGCTGAAAAATATGGTAATGGTCGTGTTCATTTAACAACACGCCAAGGCTTTGAAATTATTGGTATTCCTTGGGAAAATATGGATAAATGTAATGAAGAAGTTCAATTATTAATTGATGAATTACATATTAATCAACCAAATGGTAAAGACCATGGTTATCCAGCTGCTGGAACTAGAAATATTGCTGCTTGTATTGGTAATGAAGTTTGTCCAAAAGGGCAATACAATACAACTGATTTTGCTAAAGAGATTGAAGAGGCAATTTTCCCTAATGATTTGCATTTCAAAGTAGCATTAACTGGTTGTATGAATGATTGTCAAAAAGTTAGAATGCATGACTTTGGAATAATTGGAATGTGTTTACCAATTTTAGATGAACAACGTTGCATTAGCTGTGGACAATGTGAAAAGAAATGTACAAAATTATCAACAGGTGCTATTGAAGTGAAAAATTATAAACCAAAAAGAGATCATGAAAAATGCATCGGTTGTGGTGAATGCGTTTTGATTTGCCCTGCTGGAGCGTGGACTAGAAGTCCTAAAAAATATTATCGCTTAGCTATTATGGGTAGAACGGGAAAGAAAAACCCTCGTTTAGCTGAAGATTGGATGATTTGGGCGGATCGTTCATCAATTATTAAGATTATTAAAAATACATATGATTATGTTAATACTTATATTGATCGTTCATTACCAAAAGAGCATATTGGTTATATTGTTGATCGTACTGGTTTTATGGAATTTAAAAATTGTGTATTAAAAGATGTGGAATTAGATAGTATGACAATAGTTAAAAATAATATTTATTGGAAGGGTATCAATTATAAAATAAATAGTATAGAATAA
- a CDS encoding sirohydrochlorin cobaltochelatase (product_source=KO:K02190; cath_funfam=3.40.50.1400; cog=COG4822; ko=KO:K02190; pfam=PF06180; superfamily=53800) has protein sequence MKKAIIIVYHGSHNEEYNDRTSTKLTSKVKDNFKDFEVFEVFTSLIVQQRLKNKRFNFLECLNKLSNDNIDEVYILTTNLINGYELETIKKQLNDYSFSYKITPALLEKSSSLKKVAQVLKCDDNSIHLFVGHGSKRKSNHEYLNLEKSFIENGLINHRICVIDGKPSFDDVKDTLDLNKKIYLYPLMFIAGYHANKDVKGLANDLIAKDINAEYVNQSLGMIEEIRDIYLQNLQEIIWE, from the coding sequence ATGAAAAAAGCGATTATAATAGTCTATCATGGCTCACACAATGAAGAGTATAATGATAGAACTTCTACTAAATTAACAAGTAAAGTTAAAGATAATTTCAAAGATTTTGAAGTGTTTGAAGTTTTTACTTCTTTGATAGTTCAACAAAGATTAAAAAATAAACGCTTCAATTTTTTGGAGTGTCTAAATAAATTAAGTAATGATAATATTGATGAAGTATATATCTTAACGACTAATTTAATTAATGGATACGAGCTTGAAACTATTAAAAAACAACTAAATGATTATAGTTTTTCATATAAGATAACACCTGCCTTATTAGAGAAAAGTTCTTCATTAAAAAAAGTAGCACAAGTTTTAAAGTGTGATGATAATTCTATTCATTTATTTGTAGGTCATGGTTCAAAAAGAAAAAGTAATCATGAGTATTTGAATTTAGAAAAGAGTTTTATTGAAAATGGTTTAATTAATCATCGTATTTGTGTGATAGATGGCAAGCCGAGTTTTGATGATGTTAAAGATACTTTGGATTTAAATAAGAAGATATATCTATATCCTTTAATGTTTATTGCAGGTTATCATGCTAATAAGGATGTTAAGGGATTAGCTAATGATTTAATTGCTAAAGATATTAATGCTGAGTATGTTAATCAATCATTAGGAATGATTGAAGAAATAAGAGATATTTATTTGCAAAATTTACAAGAAATAATTTGGGAGTAA
- a CDS encoding uroporphyrinogen III methyltransferase/synthase (product_source=KO:K13542; cath_funfam=3.30.160.40,3.30.950.10,3.40.1010.10,3.40.190.10,3.40.50.10090; cog=COG0007,COG0181,COG1587; ko=KO:K13542; pfam=PF00590,PF01379,PF02602,PF03900; superfamily=53790,53850,69618; tigrfam=TIGR00212,TIGR01469), whose amino-acid sequence MKIIIGTRASNLARKQAGIIKNLLEKSYSSVNVEIKTYTTKGDQRLDINWKNSPESLKGLFTSELEIALLNNEIDIAVHSLKDMPADIHHDLCVGGYFDYQDERDVLLSIKYDDLRSLPANAVVGTSSSRREMQLKSLRDDLDIRVIRGNIETRIKKMENNEYDAIILAAAGLIRTNNLKYAKYYFNDDEMISASGQGILCLETRKHDIELNNLIKAIEEADTTIKAEVERTFSKIFDGGCTTPMGCNAKIIDERITFKGMYYHNGTRYDGYVEGYLFEKEAIAYRLVNQIKNQYCKDKGKVSLVGAGPGNVELLTIKAYNAIKEADCILYDRLIGNEILEIANENAHLEYVGKENYERGLSQALINEQLIAASFKYKKIVRLKSGDPFIYGRGYEELQALALYNIECDVIPGLSSFSAASTYGNIPLTDRHTSSSIHIFSGHGKNNIENLDYEKIAKLKGTLVFYMAIKNIKNIVSKLIEYGLNSSQKIAFIENASTIDQRVITSTLLEVSTTDLSNKVKPPAIIIIGDVVGLRTKNQWLDRKQNVTLLSTRESKYYPSFEKHARDYNFSSLSAPQIKIVEIPKNNNIDFDEYDIILFNSANGVRYFNKNYDRNILKDKIIGSVGLKTSEEINKMNYDVTIMPKVFNMEELLTNTINLYPNKNVLVVASLQTQLDIEVWKRRVANKISLLITYDTHRVDNDYQTLKEQINNSNVICFFSSSGVKSFLSNIHYELELLDAKKIASIGPYTSKTLKEYNVNVDIEAKTATQEGLIDEIKEFYNV is encoded by the coding sequence GTGAAAATAATTATTGGTACAAGAGCGAGTAATTTGGCAAGGAAACAAGCTGGTATAATTAAAAATTTATTAGAAAAAAGTTATTCTAGTGTAAATGTTGAAATCAAAACATATACTACTAAAGGTGATCAAAGATTAGATATTAATTGGAAAAACTCACCAGAATCATTAAAAGGCTTGTTTACTTCTGAATTAGAAATAGCTCTATTAAATAATGAAATTGATATTGCTGTTCATTCATTAAAAGATATGCCAGCTGATATTCACCATGATTTATGTGTTGGTGGTTATTTTGATTATCAAGATGAAAGAGATGTTTTATTAAGTATTAAATATGATGATTTAAGATCATTACCTGCTAATGCTGTTGTGGGAACAAGTTCCTCAAGACGTGAAATGCAATTAAAGTCTTTGCGTGATGATTTAGATATTAGAGTAATTAGGGGAAATATTGAAACGCGAATTAAAAAAATGGAAAATAATGAATATGATGCGATTATTTTAGCTGCAGCTGGTTTAATTAGAACTAATAATTTAAAATATGCTAAATACTATTTTAACGATGATGAAATGATTTCAGCAAGTGGGCAAGGTATTTTGTGTTTAGAAACTAGAAAGCATGATATAGAATTAAATAATTTAATTAAAGCAATTGAAGAGGCTGATACTACAATTAAAGCTGAAGTTGAAAGAACTTTTTCTAAAATATTTGATGGTGGATGTACGACACCAATGGGATGTAATGCTAAAATAATTGATGAACGTATTACTTTTAAAGGAATGTATTATCATAATGGTACTCGCTATGATGGTTATGTTGAAGGTTATTTGTTTGAAAAAGAAGCTATTGCATATCGCTTGGTTAATCAAATAAAAAATCAATATTGTAAAGATAAGGGAAAAGTTAGTTTAGTTGGTGCTGGACCTGGAAATGTCGAGCTTTTAACAATCAAAGCTTATAATGCTATTAAAGAGGCAGATTGTATTTTATATGATCGATTAATTGGTAATGAAATTTTAGAAATCGCAAATGAAAATGCTCATTTGGAATATGTAGGCAAAGAAAATTATGAGCGTGGTTTATCACAAGCTCTTATTAATGAACAATTAATTGCTGCTAGTTTTAAATATAAGAAGATTGTTCGCTTGAAAAGTGGTGATCCTTTTATTTATGGACGTGGCTATGAAGAACTGCAAGCCTTGGCATTATATAATATTGAGTGTGATGTTATTCCTGGATTATCAAGTTTTTCTGCTGCAAGTACTTATGGAAATATTCCTTTAACAGATCGTCATACATCTAGTTCTATTCATATTTTTTCAGGTCATGGAAAGAATAATATTGAAAATTTAGATTATGAAAAGATTGCTAAATTAAAAGGCACATTAGTTTTCTATATGGCGATTAAAAATATTAAGAATATTGTTAGTAAGTTAATTGAATATGGATTAAACTCAAGTCAAAAAATTGCTTTTATAGAAAATGCTTCAACAATTGACCAAAGAGTTATAACTAGCACATTATTGGAAGTTAGTACAACTGATTTAAGTAATAAAGTTAAACCTCCGGCGATTATTATTATTGGAGATGTTGTTGGTTTAAGGACAAAAAATCAATGGCTTGATAGAAAACAAAATGTTACTTTACTTTCAACTAGAGAAAGTAAGTATTATCCATCTTTTGAAAAACATGCTCGTGATTATAATTTTTCTAGTTTAAGTGCACCACAAATAAAGATAGTTGAAATACCCAAAAACAATAATATTGATTTTGATGAATATGATATTATCCTATTTAATTCAGCTAATGGTGTAAGATATTTTAATAAAAATTATGATAGAAATATTTTAAAAGATAAAATTATTGGTTCAGTGGGATTAAAAACAAGTGAAGAAATTAATAAAATGAATTATGATGTTACTATTATGCCTAAAGTGTTTAATATGGAAGAGCTTTTAACGAATACTATAAATTTGTATCCAAATAAAAATGTTTTAGTAGTTGCATCATTACAAACTCAATTAGATATTGAAGTATGGAAAAGAAGAGTTGCTAACAAAATATCTTTATTAATTACTTATGATACTCACAGAGTTGATAATGATTATCAAACGTTAAAAGAACAAATAAATAATTCAAATGTTATTTGTTTCTTTAGTTCTAGTGGTGTTAAGTCATTTTTAAGTAATATTCATTATGAATTGGAATTATTAGATGCTAAAAAAATTGCATCTATTGGACCATATACCTCAAAAACTTTAAAAGAATATAATGTTAATGTTGATATAGAGGCTAAAACAGCAACCCAAGAAGGTTTAATAGATGAAATAAAGGAGTTTTATAATGTTTAA
- a CDS encoding porphobilinogen synthase (product_source=KO:K01698; cath_funfam=3.20.20.70; cog=COG0113; ko=KO:K01698; pfam=PF00490; smart=SM01004; superfamily=51569): MFKRYKKTRINQSMRDLVRDVYLSKEDLIYPVFVVEGENIYQEISTLPNQYHYSIDKLPILLKKLKKANIDKIILFGLPKEKDECGKQAYNPNGVIQEAIRFIKKEAPDIFVITDVCLCEYTSHGHCGILEDEVINNDLTLEYLNKIALSHVKAGADMVAPSDMNDGRIKSIRHALDKENYHYIPIMSYGAKYASSFYGPFREAACSAPQFGDRKYYQMDYRNTKLAIDEVLNDIDEGADIVIVKPALAYLDIVQKIRDKTNLGLAVYNVSGEYAMVKAASQQDLIDEKGTVLEMMYSFKRAGANMIITYHALDVAGWLDE; this comes from the coding sequence ATGTTTAAAAGATACAAGAAAACTAGAATTAATCAATCAATGAGAGATCTTGTTAGAGATGTCTATTTAAGTAAGGAAGACTTGATTTATCCTGTTTTTGTTGTTGAGGGTGAAAATATTTACCAGGAAATATCAACATTACCTAACCAATATCATTATAGTATTGATAAACTACCTATATTATTAAAAAAATTAAAAAAAGCAAATATTGATAAAATAATTTTGTTTGGATTACCTAAAGAAAAGGATGAATGTGGAAAGCAAGCATATAACCCTAATGGAGTTATTCAAGAAGCAATTAGATTTATCAAAAAAGAAGCACCGGATATTTTTGTAATAACTGATGTTTGTTTATGTGAATATACCAGTCATGGACATTGTGGAATTTTAGAAGATGAAGTAATAAATAATGATTTAACATTAGAATATCTTAATAAGATTGCTTTATCTCATGTTAAAGCAGGAGCAGATATGGTCGCACCAAGTGATATGAATGATGGAAGAATTAAAAGTATTAGACATGCTTTAGATAAAGAGAATTATCACTATATACCAATTATGTCTTATGGTGCTAAATATGCTTCAAGTTTTTATGGACCATTCAGAGAAGCTGCATGTAGTGCTCCACAATTTGGTGATCGTAAATATTATCAAATGGATTATCGAAATACTAAACTTGCAATAGATGAAGTATTAAATGATATTGATGAAGGGGCTGATATTGTAATTGTTAAACCAGCATTAGCCTACTTAGATATAGTTCAAAAAATAAGAGATAAAACTAATTTAGGATTAGCAGTTTACAATGTTTCTGGTGAATATGCGATGGTTAAGGCAGCAAGTCAACAAGACTTAATTGATGAAAAAGGTACTGTTTTAGAAATGATGTATTCTTTTAAAAGAGCTGGTGCTAATATGATAATAACTTATCATGCATTAGATGTGGCAGGTTGGCTTGATGAATAA
- a CDS encoding precorrin-2 dehydrogenase/sirohydrochlorin ferrochelatase (product_source=KO:K02304; cath_funfam=3.40.50.720; cog=COG1648; ko=KO:K02304; pfam=PF13241; smart=SM01188; superfamily=51735) — MNNNYLPITLNLSNKKILFIGAGNVAYRKFIKVKKYSSNISILSLEFNREFENHMFNKIIDYYNINYLEHYDIVFICTNDKTLNLKIASDCASKNILYNNSTSKDNMDFKMMASFEYEDYTINISSDKELKDNLKFKEELMKLLKK, encoded by the coding sequence ATGAATAATAATTATTTACCAATTACCTTAAATCTATCTAATAAAAAAATATTATTTATTGGTGCTGGAAATGTTGCTTACCGCAAATTTATTAAAGTGAAAAAATATAGTAGTAATATATCTATTTTAAGCCTAGAATTCAATAGAGAATTTGAAAATCACATGTTTAATAAAATAATTGATTACTATAATATTAATTATCTAGAACACTATGATATAGTTTTTATTTGTACTAATGATAAAACATTAAATTTAAAGATAGCAAGCGATTGCGCATCTAAAAATATCCTATATAATAATAGTACTAGTAAAGATAATATGGATTTTAAAATGATGGCTAGTTTTGAATATGAAGATTATACAATCAATATTTCAAGCGATAAAGAGTTAAAAGATAATTTGAAATTTAAAGAAGAATTAATGAAACTATTAAAAAAATAG